The Paraburkholderia agricolaris genome includes the window AGCGAGATCGAGGCCATGCTGGCGCGCGCCGTCAGCAACCCCACGCTCGGCACGCGCGACGAAGCGGACGATTTCCGCATCTCGCTCGCCGGCGCGCAGGAGAAAACCGCGCTGCTATGGCACGACGGCAAGTGGCAACGTCCGCATGGCGCCACGCCCACCACACATATCTTCAAGCTGCCGCTCGGACTGGTCGGCAACAAGCTCGCCGACCTCAGCACCTCGGTTGAAAACGAATGGCTGTGTCTGCAAATTTTGCGCGCGTACGGCCTGCCGGTGGCCAACACCGAGATCATGACCTTCGGCAAGCAGCGGGTACTGAGCGTCGAGCGCTTCGACCGGCAATTGCATTCGGGCGGGCAATGGCTGCTGCGCCTGCCGCAGGAGGACTTCTGCCAGGTGTACGGCGTGCCCTCGCATCGCAAGTACGAAAACGAAGGCGGTCCGGGCGTGCTCGATCTCGCGCGGATTCTTCAGCAGTCGGTGTCGGCGCAGCAGGACATCGAAACGCTGCTGGCAAGCCAGATTCTGTTCTGGATGCTGGCGGCGCCTGACGGCCACGCGAAGAACTTCAGCATTCGCCTGCTGGCGGGCGGTCAGTATCGTCTGACGCCGCTTTACGACGTGATGTCGATCTGGCCGGTGGAAGGCAACGGCCCGAATCAATGGTCGTGGTTCAAGGCCAAACTCGCCATGGCAATGTGGTCGCGCAGCAAACACGACGCTTTCCGCGATGTACAGCGGCGCCATTTCAACGCCATGGCGCTGCGGTGCTCGTACGGCGCGAACGCCGAACCGTTGATCCAGCGGCTGATCGAACAGACACCTGAGGTTATCGCGCGGGTCTCGGCCGGGTTACCCGAGCGGTTTCCGGGCAAGGTCGCCGAGCGGATTTTCAAAGGCCTGAAAAGCTCGGCGGCCAGGCTCGACGCCATGCCGTCAGCCTAGGCTCACATCAAGGATCCATCAGAATCCTCCGGAAATACACTGGATACCCCGCCTGGTGATATTTCTTTACAGATACCGTGCGGTTTCATCGGTAAAATAGACTGACTTAATGCTAAAAGCATAAAACAGATTGCCGATTTTTTCCGTTCGCACTCGCACTGACACACTCGGCAACGGTCATACAAAACAGGCCGCGATACTTTTTACGGTACATTTGCTGTCCCCTGCGCCGCCGCGTCAAGTGCATCCAACGTGCATGGCCGCGCTACGCAAGTCGTATCGCACGCCCTACAGCCACCTTTCAATAAGGCAGATTCTCACGCAGCATGACCAACGAAACACACTCACCTGACGCCATCGCGGTTGCCGAGCGCGTGCGCGAGTTGATGAGCCGGCATGGGATCGGCAAACGCCAGCAAACCACTGAGCTATGCCGCATCCTCGATCTGAGTTTTTCGCAGGGGCACCGCAAGCTGCGTGGCAACAGCCCATGGACCCTCTCGCAGATCAAGAAGGTCGCCGAGGTGTTCGGCGAACCTGCGGCCCAGCTATTCGGTGCACAGTCGCTCGATCCGGGCATGGTCGGCGCTATCGCCCAGGAAGCGGTGTTCAGCATCGGCGCGATCGAGCTGGCCTGCACCGCATGGGTCGGCGCCGCGCTCGAACCGGGCAGCCGCCCTGAATTCGTGGCATACCCGAAGCTCGGCCAATGGCGCGTGGCACGCCACGACGGCACGCTTTACCAAAGCGCCTACGAAGTCCACAAGATCGAGATTTATCCGCGCCGCGTCGAAACCGACAAGCCGACCATCGCGGTGGTCGACGACGACCAGGCTTCCGCCGACAACCTGCGCGACTATCTCGAACGCAGCGGTTTCGCAGCGGTTGCGATATACGGCCTTGCGGCATTTGCCGAGCAACTGCAAACGCAGGTTTTCGACGGCGTTGTGATCGACTGGTTATTCGGCTCGCAGACCTCGGCCGAGGCGATTCGCGCGGTGCGGGCGTCGGAAAATCCGGATGCGCCGATTTTCGTGCTGACCGGCGAATTACTGACCGGCAAGGCCAGCGAATCGGAGATCAGCCAGGTCATCCGCAATTACGATGTCGCGTGTTATGAAAAACCCGCGCGTATGGCGATCCTGGTCGCCGATCTGTCCAAACGTCTCAACCGGCCCTGACTTGCCGGCAAGCGGCTGAAGGTGTGTGCTCAGGTTGAGCCCTCCTCCATCTGCTTCTTCCAGAGTTCTTCCTGGGTTCTTCCTGGATATTGCGTCACACCGTATGCCGGGAAACCAAAGCACGCTGCAACGCGTTGCGCAGTTCCTCGTAATGTACCGGCTTTAATAACGCGTCGAAAAACGGCTGCGTACCGGCTTCTCCCGCTTCTCCTGCCACACTGCCTGCACTCCCCGCATTGGCTGAACTAGCCGCACCCGTTGCCTCCGGCGCATAGGCGCTCACCACGATCACCGGCACACCCGACGAAGGCCCGCCACGCGCCGCGAAATCCGCAAGAAACGTATAGCCGTCGCGATCCGGCATATGCAGATCGAGCAGCACCACGTCGCAGCGATGCGCGTCGAGCCACGCGAGCGCGTCATTGGCACTGGAGACCGCGTGCGCGTCGAAATCCATGTGCGCGATCATTTCGCTGAGCGACTCGCGAATCAGCCGGTTGTCGTCGACGATCAGCACGCACGGGCGCGCGCCGACCGGTTCGGCATGCGCCGCCACGCCGGACGGCGCGGTGGCCGCGACGGACGAGACCGGAATCGTCACCGTAAAGGTGGTGCCCTTGCCCACGGTGCTCGCCACCTCGACGGTACCGCCGAACAGCCTGACGAGCCCCTGCACGATCGTGAGTCCCATCCCCGCGCCCTCGAAGCGGCGCGTACGCGACGCGTCCAACTGCGTGAACTCCTGGAAGATCAGCGGAATCTGCGCATGCGGCACGCCCGGTCCCGTATCGCTGACAACAAAGATCAGCAGTGCCGGCCGCTGCCTCAACTGCACGCGCACCGTGCCGGTTTCGGTGTAACGGATCGCGTTGGTGACCAGGTTGTTGACGATCTGGCGAATGCGGTGCGGATCGGAATCGACGAGGCCGCTCATGCCGCTCGCCTCGCTTTCCAGCTTGAGGCCGCGCGCGGCGGCCGACATCGCGTGTTCGTCGACGATCGAGGCCAGCAGCTCACGCGGCTCGAAATGCTCGTGACGCAGCTCGAGCTTGCCGGCGCCAAGGCGCGCATAGTCAGTCAGGTCTTTCATCTGGGCTTCCAGATGCCGCGCCGCGGTTTCGAGCCGCTGGATCACCTTGCGATCGGCCTCGGAGTGATAGTTGAAACCGAGTAACTCGATCGACGACACGATCGCGTGCAAGGGCGTGCGCAGTTCGTGGCTGATCATGCCGAGAAACGCGTCCTTCGCGAGACTCGCCTCGCGCGCCGCGCGGCTCGCCTGGTGCTCCGCTTCGAGTGCGGCATGCTGCTGACGCATCAGACGCGTACGGCGCCGGCCGTTGAGCACCAGCAGCGTGGTCGCGGCTGCCGAGAGCAGCAGCAGCAACAGGCCGCCCGCAAACAGCATGCGGCGCTTGTCGATGAAATCGCGGTTCATCGCCTCACGGTCGGCCACGTCGGCGAAACGGCGGCTCAACGCAAGATCGTTGACCTCATTCCAATGCTGGCGCAGCTCCTCGACGATCTGACTGGCGCGGCTGCGGTCCTTCGGCAAAGCGTCGACTTCAGGCTGGATTCCGTCCAGCAAATGATCGATCGAGTGGATCTCGTCCATTTGCCGTTGCAGCAGCGCGAGCTGCGTGGTCAGCCTGCGTGTCGAACCGGCCATCACATGCAGCTTTGATTGCAGCAATTGATAGCGCAGCATGAGCCGCGGATAGTCGTCGTCGACGCCCGATTGATACAGCAGCAACTGGTTCTCGAAACGGGCGTAGGCGATCTGCAGTTGCGCGGCGTCCCAATAGAAACCGTCGTACTGACCGGTCAGCGGCTCGGTCACGCGCGGATTGAGCAGGTTCGCGTACAACAGATAGCCGATTGCGCCGGCCGGCGCCGCAAGCGCGGTCAGCCAGATCAGCACATAGAGGACACGACGCCAGGGGCGGCGTGTTATTTGACGATGAGTGCCTTGATCTGCCATACGAATTTCGAGTCGCCCGCCGCGCCCATGAGTTCATCGGGGAATGCGTCGCGCGGATAGATAAGAAACAGCGGCCCGAAGTCGCTGATCTTCAGGCGCTGGCCGTTCATGCTGTACGCAACGACCACGCCGTAGCGAGCGCAGTCCGACACCGGAATGGTGTACGTATAGTCGTCGAGCGTATGGATCTCGACCGCGCTGCCGGATGCGCCGACTATCTTCAGGATATCCGCCAGCAGCGGTCCTGTGAAGGTGGAGCGCGGCGTCCAGGTGGTGGCGGTCGTAATCGAATGGGCCGGCAGCGCCAGCAGTTGCGCCTCGGTGAAGTGATACGACTTGTGCGCGGCATCGTTGGTCTTGCTGATCTTGCCCGTCACGTCGAGCGATAACGGCAACAGCTCCGCCTGCGCCTGTGCCTGCATGCTCCACGCAACGCATGCGAGGAGCAGACCCAGCCCCCACCATGCACTCCAGTTCCCGCCTTTGCTGCCGCTCAGCTTGGTCATCTGCCTGGTTATTCCATCGTTTGTTATTTTTTCGGACGGCGACGCGTGTCACCCCGACGCGCGATCTTTGATCCGCATGCATAATATCGCCAAAATTCTTTGTCTCAAAAACGGATATCTGCCGCCGCGCTGCACCGCGCGCCGTTCTCCGTCTACAGGACATCTGCCCTACGCGCGCAATGCAGCGCCCTGAGAGTCATGAACAAGCCGGTTTTGCCCCTGACGTACGAACAACTCGATCACTGGATCGAGTCGCTGCAACCCGCCTTGCTGGCGGAGCGGTTCACGCTGGCGATCGGCATTCTGCGCGGCGGCGCGCCGCTTGCGCTGATGGTTTCGCATGCGGTCGGCACGCCGGTTGCCTTTCTGCGCTACGACCGTCAGTCGCGCACGGCCGCCTGGGATTCGACGCTGCCGATCCCGCCCGCGGGTTCGAAAGTGCTGCTGTGCGAAGACATCGCGGGGCGCGGCTTTACGCTGACCGATTGCATCGCCTTCCTTCAGCAACAGGGACTCGAGGTCCGGACACTGACCGCCGCGGTCGACGATTTGAGCCGTACACAGCCCGATTATGCAATCGACGCGCGCGGCTACTTCGCGCTGTTTCCATGGGAGCGCCAGGCCTACACCGAGCGTTATCGCGCGGACTGGGAGCGCGTTGAAGCGGGCGCCGCGCCCGCCATGGCGAACGATCACGAATACGCCACCTACGCAATCGACCTCGACGGCATTCTGCTGCCCGACGTGCCGCTCGCGCGCTACGACGAGGATCTGGCCGCCGCGCTCGCCGAACGCGACGCGCTGCTGCCGTTCGAGGTGCTGCCGGGCATCGATCTGCAACGCGTGCGTACGATCATCACCGGCCGGCCGGAAGCGGATCGCGCGCGCACCGAAGCGTGGCTCGCGCGGCACGACTTCGGTCATATGCAACTGGTGATGCGCACGCCCGGCACGCACGATGAAAGCACCGCCGGCGCGGCCGCTCACAAGGCCGCGGCGGCATTGCGCGGCGGCGTCACGCATTTTGTCGAAAGCGACCCGGTGCAGGCACTGCTGATCGCGCAGCAGGCGCCGCTGCTGCGCGTGATCTGGTGGAACGCGCTCACGCAAACGGGAATGCTGGTCGGGGCGCGTGCGTGGACCTGATGGCGCGCCGGGCTTCGTTCACACTTCTTTTGCTTCTCTGATTTCCTTTCCTTCCCGCAGATGCAGATGCCGCGCCGCCCGCTGCGACGCGACGATAATCAGCTTCATGGTCGCACGCGTGGCGCCGACGAACAGCTTGCGTGCAATACGCTCGTCGAATGATTCGAAATCGACTTCGGTGAGAATCACGCACGGCGCCGCCTGCCCCTTGAAGCGATAGATCGACTCGAACAGCACGTCCCCTTCGCGGTAGGCCGGGTTGCCGAACAGATCGTATTTACCCGTGAAACTGCGCAGCCGATGTGGACCGAGATGGTCCTGCCCGGTCATCGCCGAGCCTTCGCGGCCGCGAAACGACAGCACCGCAATGTCCTGTTTGCGAAAGCCGAGCGACAACGCCTGCGTAATCGCCCGCTTGGTCGCATCGATGCTGCTTTCGGTAGCATTCGCTTCGTCGTAGACGGAAAGCGAAATATCGGAGCCGTCGAACGGACTGCCCGACGCCAGTCCCGCCGCGACCGGTACCGACGTGCCGACCACGTCGCGCACGTAGTCGAGAATGTCACGCGGACTGCGGTAGTTGGTGGTTTCCTTCAACGTGGTCCAGCCGGGCAGTTCAACCGGCTCACGCATATAGAGATTCTGCAGCGGATCTTCGAGCCACCACCACGCGGCGCCCGGCCGCAACAGCCGCTCGAGGGCAGCCACCCAGGGCTGCTGGAAATCCTGCCCTTCGTCGACGATCAGCACGTCGAATTGCCAGCGCGCGTCGATCGGCGTTTCGGCAAAAATCGTTTCAAGCTGGTTGAACACGTCGCCGGACTGAAAATCCGGCTCGCGGCCCGCGTCGCGCGCGACCCAGTCGCATAGCTGGTGATAGTTCGCCACCTTCGCCTCGGACGGCGCGACCCGCGCGATGTGATCCGCGAGCGGCCGGTTGAAACACACGTACAAAGGCCGCTGCCCGCGCGCCACCGCGTCTTTCATCACCTGCACCGCGAGTTGCGTTTTACCGGAGCCGGCCGTGCCGATCACGCGCAGCCGGAACGGCGAAAACTCGAGCCGCCGCGCCCAGGTAGCGAGGCCGCCCGCCAGCCGCGTCACGAGCGTGCCGGCCTGGCCGACCAGCGCGCTGGCGTCGGGTGCGAGCGCGAGTTCGTCGGCGAAAAAGTGGTGGATCTTCGGTGCGCAGGCAAGACGCGGTTCGTCGGCCGGCAAGGCTTCGCGAATGATCGCGGCCAGCCGGTCTTTACGCGTTGCGTCGACGATCCGCGCGGGATTGACGCCAGCAATGGCCGTGTCCTTGACGATGTGGTCCGGGCAATACAGCAGTTCTTCGATGAAATAAGTGCCCGCGCCGAACGCTGCGGTAAAGCGCCGGTGCAGCGTTTCGACGGTATGCGCGAGCGCGATCGCCACGTTGCGCTCCGTTTGAAGATAGACCTTGACGAGACCCTTCGGTGTTTCGCGCAGGAAACCGGTTTTCTGTTCGACGATCATCACGCGTCCGGCCGGGCTGACGATCACAAAATCGGCCTCGCCGAACACCGAAAAATTCTGGTTCAGGCGGGTCCAGTGCACGCCGTGATAGACGGTGTAGCCGTCAGGCAGCGCTTCTTCCAGTAATGCGAGGGTTTCGCGTTCGCGGGCCGCCGCGCCGGTGGCGGCGAGGCTCTTCCAGTCGTCGGGGACAATGCGGGCCATGCGGTGCCTCGTCGTATTCGGGTGCGCCCATTGTACGCAACGGCCACGCGTTGCCGGCGCTCAAACCCACTCGCATCGTGTATCGTTACTGGCTGAACGCCGCGCGCCGCGCGCGGCTTGCCACCTGTCAATGTTAAAAAGGATTTACCGGATGATTACAATCTGGGGACGCGCCAACTCGGTCAACGTGCAGAAAGTCTTGTGGTGTTGCGACGAACTGGTGCTGCCGTACGAACGCATCGACGCAGGGTTGCAATTCGGCCGCAATAATGAGCCCGACTATCTGGCCATGAACCCGACCGGCAAGATTCCGACGCTGGTCGACGACGACTTCGTGCTGTGGGAATCGAACTCGATCCTGCGCTATCTGGTGCTGCAATACGGGGAATCGAGCCTCCTCTATCCGTCCGAGCCGAAACTGCGCTCAAGTATCGACCGCTGGCTCGACTGGTCGCTCACCACGCTGCAACCCACGGAAAAACCGGTGTTCTGGGCTCTCGTGCGTACGCCCGCCGCCGAGCGCAATGCGGGCAAGCTCGTCACCGACCTTGCGGCGGTCACGTTGCTGTGGCGCTTGCTGGATAACCATCTGCAAGGCCGGTTCTTCCTTGAAGGGGAGAAGTTCACACTCGCCGATATCGTGATCGGCGCATACGCGAAACGCTGGTTCGGACTGGAAGGCATCGAACGGCCGCCGCTGCCGAATCTGGAACGCTGGTATTCGCGAATTGCGACGCGCGCGGGTTTCAAGAAATACGTCGATTTCGCGCTGACCTGACCCATCCGGCTACCACCCGAAAACATGACGATCAAGCTCTACGCATGGGGCACGCCGAATGGCCGCAAGGTCAGCGTCGCGCTCGAAGAAATGGAACTGCCGTACACGGTGCAACCGGTCAACATTGGCCGTGGCGAGCAGTTCCAGCCTGACTTTCTGCAGATCAGCCCAAACAACAAGATCCCTGCAATCGTCGACACGGACGGGCCGGACGGCCAGCCGATCAGTGTGTTCGAATCAGGTGCGGTGCTGCTGTATCTCGCCGAAAAAACCGGTAAATTCCTGCCGAAGACGCTGCGCGAACGTGTCCCGGTGCTTGAATGGCTGATGTGGCAAATGGGCGGTTTCGGGCCAATACCGGGTCAGGTGCACCACTTCGCCGCCCTCGAGTCTGTCACCGAGCGCGCCTATGGTCTCAAGCGCTATCTGGACGAAACCAACCGTTTATACGGCGTGCTCGACCGGCGCCTCGCACAAACGGAGTTCGTGGCGGGAGAATTGTCGGTGGCGGATTTCGCGATTCTCGGCTGGGCGTGGCGTCACGAACGACACAAAGTCGACCTCGCCACCTATCCGAATGTGCAACGCTGGTACGAGACACTGTTCGCACGGCCCGGCGTGCAGCGCGGCTTCGCCGTGAAGCTCGATTGAGTCCGGCGGCCTCATGCGTGGTGGCGGCGCGTTGCCTCGACCGGCAAGCGCACCGCACACCGGCACGGCACCGGGCACAGCAAAGCACGATGGCCTTTATAATCGACACATGAAGACCGCCAAGCCCGCCGCGACTGCTGAAAAAGCCACCCTTGCCACCTCCGCTCATCATCATGAGCCGGGGCACGTACACGGTGGCCACGGTGCATCGCAGGAAGCCGCCCTGACCCTCGCAGAAGAATATTGCCGCGAACGCGGCGAGAAACTCACGCCAATCCGCCGCAAAGTGCTCGAATTGCTGCTAAATTCCGGGCGCGCCACCAAGGCGTATTCGTTGCTCGACGACATGCGCCAGATCCATCCCGGTTCGGCGCCGCCTACGGTTTACCGGGCGCTCGATTTTCTGCTCTCGGCCGGACTCGTCCACCGCATCGAATCGATCAATGCGTTCACCGTTTGCCACGACCTCACGCAATGCCAGCACGGCATTCTGGTGGTCTGCCAGCAATGCGGCAACGTCACCGAACTGCATCAGCCCAAACTGCGCCAGGCGCTCGTCGCGCAAATCGAAGACGCGGGCTACCGCCTTGCCAGCGACGAGATCGAATTGAAGGGATTGTGTTCCGCCTGTCAGGCCGCGGAGGCTGCCAGTGCCAACGCCGCAGCACCGGTCGTTGCCGCCAAATAGCAGCAGTCGCTGCAAGCAGGTTTGCTGCCGCGCGAAAAACCGCCGCCGAAGATCCGGCGGCAGGCAACTGCCGCCCGCTTCCAAGATATCGATCAGCCCGCCGCGCGGGCGTCGATCGCGTCGTGCAGCAGGGTCACGAGGTCTTCCGGCAACGCCGGCTTGGTCATGAAATGCTGGAAGCCTTCGCCAATGCTACGCAAGCGGTAAGCGTCGTCGGTATGGCCCGTGAGCGCCACGGCCACCGCAGGCGCGTGATCGCCACGAATCTCGTGATCGCGCAGCCGCTGGATCAGGTAAAAACCGTCCATCGCCGGTAATTCCAGGTCACACACCACGGCATCAGGCAACAACCGCAGCGCCGCTTCGACGCCCGCTTCCGCATCCGCCACCGCGACGACATGCGCCCCTTCCCCCTCGAGTAACAAGGTCAGCGATTCCCGGCTAGCCGGGTCGTCTTCGACGAGCACGATCGTGGCCTGATCGAGTCTCAATACTCCGTTCATGTTCTGTTGTTGCTCAATAAAACCGGTTAGGCCGTTAGACGCGGCCAACGTATCGTCCTGCTGTGTGCCGCCGATTTTCGCGGCCGCGATCTTGCTGTCCATGGCTCCGACTCGATTTCGTGCGTCGAGTTGCATGCAGGCCCGCGATTGTAAAACGTGACCTGAGCACAATGCGTGCGCACGGTAACGTGCCAAAATTGCACGCCGATGAAAAAACCACCTTCGACACCCCTGCTCCGGCAGATAGATGCCGACACCCGATCCGCCGTGGCCACCGCTGCAAACCCATGTGCATCGCGTTGCCCATCCGGCGTCTTTCCTGATATCCGTGTTCCTTGCGACGCCGGTCGTGTTGCGCTCCTGTTGCGTTTTTCCGCGCGGCGTTTGCATCCACCGCTTAGGTAGCACGTGGCGTGCCTCAGCGCTCCCATTGGGTCCATCAGTCCTGTCGTTCACGCGCGGCGCCCGCATCGTGCGCGCGAAATCGCAGCGGCTGCGTTCAGCCACTGCAGCAAACGACATCTGAATGAGCTGGCTGGCGTGTCAGTCCGCTTTGCCGGGACCGACGCCATGCATCAGCAAGGCCACCACATGCCGGGTGATTTCCTCGCCGCCGATGTTGCGCCGCACGGGATCGTTACGCCAAAGCTTCGAGGCGGCTAGCGGCAAAATCGTCAGACCTAGCAGCGTGACGAATACCAGCGAAGGTTCAAGCCCCGCATTCAGGCGCCCTTCCTTCTGCCAGCGCGCGATGGCTGACAGC containing:
- a CDS encoding type II toxin-antitoxin system HipA family toxin, with translation MGRQTHSRALSVWANGERVGVWRLPTRGPMEFAYDPAWIASPAGRPLSLSLPFAPNNAANKGPRVLNYFDNLLPDSEAIRKRIAQRYQTDTLDAFDLLQAIGRDCVGAVQLLAEDDAPAGVERIEGTPLSDSEIEAMLARAVSNPTLGTRDEADDFRISLAGAQEKTALLWHDGKWQRPHGATPTTHIFKLPLGLVGNKLADLSTSVENEWLCLQILRAYGLPVANTEIMTFGKQRVLSVERFDRQLHSGGQWLLRLPQEDFCQVYGVPSHRKYENEGGPGVLDLARILQQSVSAQQDIETLLASQILFWMLAAPDGHAKNFSIRLLAGGQYRLTPLYDVMSIWPVEGNGPNQWSWFKAKLAMAMWSRSKHDAFRDVQRRHFNAMALRCSYGANAEPLIQRLIEQTPEVIARVSAGLPERFPGKVAERIFKGLKSSAARLDAMPSA
- a CDS encoding helix-turn-helix domain-containing protein; protein product: MTNETHSPDAIAVAERVRELMSRHGIGKRQQTTELCRILDLSFSQGHRKLRGNSPWTLSQIKKVAEVFGEPAAQLFGAQSLDPGMVGAIAQEAVFSIGAIELACTAWVGAALEPGSRPEFVAYPKLGQWRVARHDGTLYQSAYEVHKIEIYPRRVETDKPTIAVVDDDQASADNLRDYLERSGFAAVAIYGLAAFAEQLQTQVFDGVVIDWLFGSQTSAEAIRAVRASENPDAPIFVLTGELLTGKASESEISQVIRNYDVACYEKPARMAILVADLSKRLNRP
- a CDS encoding ATP-binding response regulator; its protein translation is MADQGTHRQITRRPWRRVLYVLIWLTALAAPAGAIGYLLYANLLNPRVTEPLTGQYDGFYWDAAQLQIAYARFENQLLLYQSGVDDDYPRLMLRYQLLQSKLHVMAGSTRRLTTQLALLQRQMDEIHSIDHLLDGIQPEVDALPKDRSRASQIVEELRQHWNEVNDLALSRRFADVADREAMNRDFIDKRRMLFAGGLLLLLLSAAATTLLVLNGRRRTRLMRQQHAALEAEHQASRAAREASLAKDAFLGMISHELRTPLHAIVSSIELLGFNYHSEADRKVIQRLETAARHLEAQMKDLTDYARLGAGKLELRHEHFEPRELLASIVDEHAMSAAARGLKLESEASGMSGLVDSDPHRIRQIVNNLVTNAIRYTETGTVRVQLRQRPALLIFVVSDTGPGVPHAQIPLIFQEFTQLDASRTRRFEGAGMGLTIVQGLVRLFGGTVEVASTVGKGTTFTVTIPVSSVAATAPSGVAAHAEPVGARPCVLIVDDNRLIRESLSEMIAHMDFDAHAVSSANDALAWLDAHRCDVVLLDLHMPDRDGYTFLADFAARGGPSSGVPVIVVSAYAPEATGAASSANAGSAGSVAGEAGEAGTQPFFDALLKPVHYEELRNALQRALVSRHTV
- a CDS encoding molybdopterin-dependent oxidoreductase, with the translated sequence MTKLSGSKGGNWSAWWGLGLLLACVAWSMQAQAQAELLPLSLDVTGKISKTNDAAHKSYHFTEAQLLALPAHSITTATTWTPRSTFTGPLLADILKIVGASGSAVEIHTLDDYTYTIPVSDCARYGVVVAYSMNGQRLKISDFGPLFLIYPRDAFPDELMGAAGDSKFVWQIKALIVK
- a CDS encoding phosphoribosyltransferase translates to MNKPVLPLTYEQLDHWIESLQPALLAERFTLAIGILRGGAPLALMVSHAVGTPVAFLRYDRQSRTAAWDSTLPIPPAGSKVLLCEDIAGRGFTLTDCIAFLQQQGLEVRTLTAAVDDLSRTQPDYAIDARGYFALFPWERQAYTERYRADWERVEAGAAPAMANDHEYATYAIDLDGILLPDVPLARYDEDLAAALAERDALLPFEVLPGIDLQRVRTIITGRPEADRARTEAWLARHDFGHMQLVMRTPGTHDESTAGAAAHKAAAALRGGVTHFVESDPVQALLIAQQAPLLRVIWWNALTQTGMLVGARAWT
- a CDS encoding ATP-binding domain-containing protein — protein: MARIVPDDWKSLAATGAAARERETLALLEEALPDGYTVYHGVHWTRLNQNFSVFGEADFVIVSPAGRVMIVEQKTGFLRETPKGLVKVYLQTERNVAIALAHTVETLHRRFTAAFGAGTYFIEELLYCPDHIVKDTAIAGVNPARIVDATRKDRLAAIIREALPADEPRLACAPKIHHFFADELALAPDASALVGQAGTLVTRLAGGLATWARRLEFSPFRLRVIGTAGSGKTQLAVQVMKDAVARGQRPLYVCFNRPLADHIARVAPSEAKVANYHQLCDWVARDAGREPDFQSGDVFNQLETIFAETPIDARWQFDVLIVDEGQDFQQPWVAALERLLRPGAAWWWLEDPLQNLYMREPVELPGWTTLKETTNYRSPRDILDYVRDVVGTSVPVAAGLASGSPFDGSDISLSVYDEANATESSIDATKRAITQALSLGFRKQDIAVLSFRGREGSAMTGQDHLGPHRLRSFTGKYDLFGNPAYREGDVLFESIYRFKGQAAPCVILTEVDFESFDERIARKLFVGATRATMKLIIVASQRAARHLHLREGKEIREAKEV
- a CDS encoding glutathione S-transferase family protein gives rise to the protein MITIWGRANSVNVQKVLWCCDELVLPYERIDAGLQFGRNNEPDYLAMNPTGKIPTLVDDDFVLWESNSILRYLVLQYGESSLLYPSEPKLRSSIDRWLDWSLTTLQPTEKPVFWALVRTPAAERNAGKLVTDLAAVTLLWRLLDNHLQGRFFLEGEKFTLADIVIGAYAKRWFGLEGIERPPLPNLERWYSRIATRAGFKKYVDFALT
- a CDS encoding glutathione S-transferase family protein; the protein is MTIKLYAWGTPNGRKVSVALEEMELPYTVQPVNIGRGEQFQPDFLQISPNNKIPAIVDTDGPDGQPISVFESGAVLLYLAEKTGKFLPKTLRERVPVLEWLMWQMGGFGPIPGQVHHFAALESVTERAYGLKRYLDETNRLYGVLDRRLAQTEFVAGELSVADFAILGWAWRHERHKVDLATYPNVQRWYETLFARPGVQRGFAVKLD
- a CDS encoding Fur family transcriptional regulator; translation: MKTAKPAATAEKATLATSAHHHEPGHVHGGHGASQEAALTLAEEYCRERGEKLTPIRRKVLELLLNSGRATKAYSLLDDMRQIHPGSAPPTVYRALDFLLSAGLVHRIESINAFTVCHDLTQCQHGILVVCQQCGNVTELHQPKLRQALVAQIEDAGYRLASDEIELKGLCSACQAAEAASANAAAPVVAAK
- a CDS encoding response regulator; this translates as MDSKIAAAKIGGTQQDDTLAASNGLTGFIEQQQNMNGVLRLDQATIVLVEDDPASRESLTLLLEGEGAHVVAVADAEAGVEAALRLLPDAVVCDLELPAMDGFYLIQRLRDHEIRGDHAPAVAVALTGHTDDAYRLRSIGEGFQHFMTKPALPEDLVTLLHDAIDARAAG